One genomic segment of Bacteroidota bacterium includes these proteins:
- a CDS encoding tetratricopeptide repeat protein: MRILFFLLFLSTFHFAFSNPSQDGKKKKGKKGDISVLNDSTTIQLGRLLLDAEKAKVTEDWEEAIRIFNEILSLDSKNSNAHYQLSQIYASQQKLSQAEEEALAAIKLDAKNKWYLESLTAIYMDQGKTKEAAEVYKTLISKFPPNPDYYLNLGFLYSRTGQFEQAIKVYEQFEKNFGLDENVVMEKKNLFLRLNKFNEALNEVHKLVDAFPGETSYMMMEADLYRANKMRDQATEIYKKVLVLEPDNASALLALAEIGMQDGNANESISSIKKVFENPNVDVDTKIRILFPYIQFWDLKKENKQDAFDLAAILVRVHPEDAKAFAIKGDLYYLDEQNEPALEAYLRSLKLNKSVFQVWQQVMVIYNLQKDWSKLQQFCTEAMEYFPNQSIIYLFKGGAEYQLKDYALAVKSYSKGEKMSVENDKLRAQFFSNIGDAYHSLNQQEESDSAYEKSLRLDPENAYVLNNYSYYLSMRKTNLEKAKQMSAYSNKLVPGNSSFLDTYAWILFEMKDYAGAKEWQEKAMAADGEKSSTILEHFGDMLFMLGKTDEALNYWRQAKEHASESETLDRKIAERRYIE; this comes from the coding sequence ATGCGCATTTTATTTTTTCTTCTGTTTCTAAGCACCTTCCATTTTGCTTTTTCCAACCCTTCTCAGGATGGGAAAAAGAAGAAAGGGAAAAAGGGTGACATATCTGTTTTGAATGATTCTACGACGATTCAGTTGGGCCGATTGTTACTGGATGCTGAAAAAGCTAAAGTCACGGAAGATTGGGAGGAGGCAATCCGCATTTTCAATGAAATACTTTCGCTGGATAGTAAAAATTCAAATGCGCACTATCAGTTATCACAGATTTATGCGTCACAACAAAAGCTGAGCCAGGCAGAAGAAGAGGCCCTGGCGGCTATCAAGCTCGATGCCAAAAACAAATGGTATCTGGAGTCGTTAACTGCCATATACATGGATCAGGGAAAAACCAAAGAGGCTGCGGAAGTTTATAAAACCCTGATTTCAAAATTTCCTCCGAACCCTGATTATTATCTCAATCTCGGCTTTCTCTATTCACGTACCGGACAGTTTGAACAAGCCATCAAGGTTTATGAGCAATTTGAAAAGAATTTTGGACTAGACGAGAACGTAGTAATGGAAAAGAAAAATCTTTTTCTGCGTCTTAATAAATTCAATGAAGCATTGAATGAAGTTCACAAACTGGTGGATGCCTTTCCCGGAGAGACTAGCTACATGATGATGGAGGCCGACTTATACCGTGCCAATAAGATGCGCGATCAGGCAACCGAAATTTATAAAAAAGTATTGGTACTGGAACCGGATAATGCTTCAGCACTTTTGGCTTTGGCAGAAATCGGCATGCAGGACGGCAACGCCAACGAAAGTATCAGCAGTATCAAAAAGGTATTTGAAAACCCAAATGTGGATGTGGATACCAAGATTCGAATCCTGTTTCCTTATATCCAATTCTGGGATTTGAAGAAAGAAAATAAGCAAGATGCTTTTGATCTGGCGGCTATTCTAGTTCGGGTTCATCCTGAAGATGCCAAAGCCTTTGCTATCAAAGGAGATTTATACTATCTGGACGAGCAGAATGAACCGGCACTGGAAGCCTATTTGCGGTCACTAAAATTGAACAAATCCGTATTCCAGGTTTGGCAACAGGTGATGGTGATCTATAATCTGCAGAAAGATTGGAGTAAGTTACAGCAGTTTTGTACAGAGGCGATGGAATATTTTCCCAACCAATCCATCATCTATCTTTTTAAAGGCGGAGCAGAATATCAACTGAAGGACTATGCTCTAGCAGTGAAAAGTTATTCGAAGGGGGAGAAAATGAGTGTAGAGAATGATAAACTTCGCGCACAGTTTTTCTCAAACATCGGAGATGCTTATCACAGCTTGAATCAACAGGAAGAGAGCGACAGCGCCTATGAAAAATCATTGCGACTGGATCCGGAGAATGCTTATGTACTGAATAACTACAGCTATTATCTTTCCATGCGTAAAACCAATCTGGAGAAGGCGAAGCAAATGAGCGCCTATTCCAATAAGTTGGTTCCGGGCAACTCTTCCTTTCTGGACACTTATGCTTGGATTCTTTTTGAGATGAAAGATTATGCGGGTGCTAAAGAATGGCAGGAGAAAGCGATGGCCGCCGATGGTGAAAAGAGCAGCACCATTTTGGAGCATTTTGGTGACATGCTTTTTATGTTGGGCAAGACCGATGAGGCGCTCAACTATTGGAGACAAGCCAAAGAACACGCCTCTGAATCGGAAACCCTAGATCGGAAAATTGCTGAGAGAAGGTATATCGAATAA
- the deoC gene encoding deoxyribose-phosphate aldolase, giving the protein MNLASRIDHTLLRADTSEKEVQQLCAEAKEYGFAAVCIPPYFVRKCRLWLEDSRVKVATVVGFPMGYAHTPAKVEEARRAIDEGAHEIDMVINLIAVKAGDWNYLKNELTSAATIVQLRGGKLKVILETGLLTREEIVKTCELCTEMTVDFVKTSTGFIEPGATVEGVQLLRSLLPKSIKIKASGGIRDKDFAMKLVEAGADRLGCSASVSIVT; this is encoded by the coding sequence ATGAATCTGGCATCCAGAATTGACCATACCCTATTGCGGGCAGATACTTCTGAAAAAGAAGTGCAGCAGCTTTGTGCAGAAGCGAAGGAGTATGGTTTTGCGGCGGTTTGTATCCCACCGTACTTTGTAAGGAAATGCAGATTGTGGCTGGAAGATTCCAGAGTTAAAGTGGCAACAGTAGTCGGGTTTCCGATGGGTTATGCGCATACCCCTGCAAAGGTAGAAGAGGCTCGTCGGGCCATAGATGAGGGTGCTCATGAAATAGATATGGTCATTAACCTCATCGCTGTGAAAGCCGGTGACTGGAACTACCTGAAAAATGAATTGACCAGTGCAGCCACAATCGTTCAATTACGGGGTGGGAAGTTGAAAGTGATTCTCGAAACCGGCTTGTTGACAAGAGAAGAGATTGTAAAGACTTGTGAACTCTGCACTGAAATGACAGTTGACTTTGTCAAAACCTCCACCGGTTTTATCGAACCGGGTGCCACAGTGGAAGGAGTACAGTTGCTCCGCTCCCTTCTTCCAAAATCCATCAAGATTAAAGCCTCCGGTGGAATACGGGATAAAGATTTTGCCATGAAACTGGTTGAAGCCGGTGCAGACCGCTTGGGCTGCTCGGCAAGTGTTAGCATTGTAACATGA
- the dut gene encoding dUTP diphosphatase: protein MKIRIINQSNHPLPSYETNGSAGMDIRAFVAETIVLKPLERILIPTGLFIELPEGFEAQLRPRSGLAIKHGISLPNSPATIDSDYRGEIKVALINLSNENFTIQNGDRIAQMIIARHERAEFITVTSLSETQRGGGGFGSTGK from the coding sequence ATGAAAATCAGGATCATCAATCAAAGCAATCATCCGCTTCCATCCTACGAGACTAACGGTTCCGCAGGAATGGACATCCGGGCTTTTGTAGCCGAAACGATTGTGCTCAAACCTCTGGAACGAATACTGATTCCCACCGGATTATTTATTGAATTGCCCGAAGGGTTTGAAGCTCAACTTCGCCCACGCAGTGGTTTGGCTATCAAGCATGGCATCAGTTTGCCCAATTCGCCAGCCACCATTGACAGCGATTATCGCGGTGAAATTAAAGTAGCACTCATCAATTTATCGAATGAAAACTTTACTATCCAAAACGGAGACCGGATAGCGCAAATGATCATTGCCCGTCATGAGCGCGCTGAATTTATCACCGTAACATCTTTATCAGAAACACAACGGGGAGGCGGAGGATTTGGCTCGACCGGAAAGTGA
- a CDS encoding T9SS type A sorting domain-containing protein, which produces MKNHVLLLAFFITTLNCQSQYTFVKQWDVRYGGIDQDWADKIIQTSDGGYLIGGDSESSLGGDKTEDSRGWYDYWLVKMDSNGTKEWDRRFGTSGYDAFATMVETKDGGFILGGYNGGALNGDNTQDGKGGIDYWIVKVSAGGIKEWDKRYGGSRDDKPKTIISTKDGGFLIGGGSESGVSGDRTWPNQNTWFVPTDDYWIVKIDSLGNYEWDRAYGGNKDDVLQSVIQTVDGGYLLAGYSSSDSSGDRTQPNWNPNPSNSQQPDGWIVKIDSVGNKQWDKRFGTAYQDRLYSVAQMPDGGYLLGGEAFGDTTEDKKAIKGPLWIIKINPQGLKEWDCGYISLTEEMRMNPTIDDGFILFGETRDYTPNPDYELDKSETNLGYQQSWILKIDSLGKKQWDKTIFSFGDDKGGYAIQTTDGCYAVANSTNGDIGGYQSHPYRDTAVTWKTHDYWVLKFCMEPFNAVDDLNKEDVKVLVYPNPFTSDVSIAITKEGISEATFTISNAMGQVIYNRKETNLGSGYTKNLDLSVLPNGVYFIEVTAPSGSPEGGELFRVVKRVVKE; this is translated from the coding sequence ATGAAAAACCACGTTCTTCTTCTTGCCTTCTTCATAACAACATTGAATTGTCAATCCCAATATACCTTTGTCAAGCAATGGGATGTGCGGTATGGGGGCATAGATCAGGACTGGGCCGACAAAATAATTCAAACCTCAGACGGGGGGTATCTTATTGGAGGGGATTCCGAATCTTCTTTGGGTGGAGACAAAACGGAAGATTCGCGGGGTTGGTATGATTACTGGCTGGTCAAGATGGATTCCAACGGCACCAAAGAATGGGACAGGCGTTTTGGTACCTCGGGCTATGATGCTTTTGCAACTATGGTGGAAACTAAAGATGGGGGTTTCATCTTAGGTGGATATAATGGCGGCGCTTTAAACGGCGACAATACCCAAGACGGAAAAGGCGGCATTGATTATTGGATTGTGAAAGTAAGCGCCGGTGGCATCAAAGAGTGGGATAAGAGATATGGGGGAAGTAGGGATGACAAACCTAAAACGATTATTAGCACTAAAGACGGCGGATTTCTCATTGGCGGGGGCTCTGAATCAGGCGTGAGCGGTGACCGAACCTGGCCTAACCAGAACACCTGGTTTGTACCCACCGATGACTATTGGATAGTGAAAATCGATTCGCTGGGTAATTATGAGTGGGATCGGGCCTATGGAGGCAATAAAGATGATGTGCTTCAGTCGGTAATTCAAACCGTGGACGGAGGTTATTTATTAGCCGGATATTCCAGTTCTGACAGCAGTGGTGACCGGACACAACCCAACTGGAACCCTAACCCGAGCAATTCACAACAACCTGATGGCTGGATTGTCAAGATAGATTCAGTAGGGAATAAACAATGGGATAAACGATTTGGAACGGCATACCAAGACAGACTATATTCTGTTGCACAAATGCCTGATGGGGGATATTTGTTGGGGGGAGAGGCGTTTGGGGATACAACAGAGGATAAAAAAGCAATTAAAGGTCCTTTATGGATTATTAAAATTAATCCACAAGGATTGAAAGAATGGGATTGTGGATATATATCTTTGACAGAAGAAATGAGAATGAATCCAACCATAGATGACGGCTTCATTCTCTTTGGAGAAACCAGAGACTATACTCCCAACCCTGATTATGAATTGGATAAATCGGAAACGAATTTAGGATACCAGCAGTCTTGGATATTAAAGATTGACTCCTTGGGTAAGAAGCAATGGGATAAAACTATTTTTTCTTTTGGTGATGACAAGGGAGGCTATGCAATTCAAACTACAGATGGTTGTTATGCAGTGGCCAACTCCACAAACGGGGATATTGGAGGTTACCAAAGCCACCCATATCGCGATACCGCCGTAACCTGGAAAACTCACGATTATTGGGTTTTGAAATTTTGCATGGAACCATTTAATGCAGTAGATGATTTGAATAAGGAGGATGTAAAAGTATTGGTGTATCCTAATCCATTTACATCGGATGTTTCTATTGCAATAACAAAAGAAGGTATCAGCGAAGCCACGTTTACTATCAGCAACGCGATGGGGCAGGTAATCTATAATAGAAAGGAAACTAACCTGGGCAGCGGTTATACTAAGAACCTTGATTTGAGTGTTTTGCCGAATGGGGTTTATTTTATTGAAGTGACAGCCCCCTCCGGCTCCCCCGAAGGTGGAGAGTTGTTCAGAGTAGTGAAGCGAGTGGTGAAAGAGTGA
- a CDS encoding amidohydrolase, whose product MKKRIKDLSAKYFSRVIELRRKIHAHPELSWNEIHTSKLVADELKILGIKVQTGVAKTGVVGLLEGKNPKKRCIALRADMDALPIKEQNEVAYCSQNQGVMHACGHDVHTANLLGVAMILSELKNDLEGTIKFIFQPSEEKIPSGAEAMIQAGVLENPIPEKIFGLHVSPEIQAGKFGFCSGKFMASSDEVYLTVIGKGGHAAKIEELKNPLLIASEILLELRMLTNPQIPVVLSFGKIEGKGATNIVPDTVEIAGTLRCFDEDIRTNIQAQIRAVCEAVSEKYLTECDVNIQKGYPVLINDEEITTTAKRQAEDFLGASSAIRIPSRLGSEDFAYYTQKIPSCFYRFGVGNQKKGIESGLHTSTFNIDEDALEASIGLMSWLAINA is encoded by the coding sequence ATGAAAAAAAGAATCAAAGATCTTTCTGCCAAATACTTTTCACGAGTGATTGAACTGCGGAGAAAAATTCATGCGCACCCGGAATTAAGCTGGAATGAAATCCACACTTCCAAGTTAGTGGCTGATGAACTGAAAATACTGGGAATCAAAGTGCAAACCGGAGTGGCTAAAACGGGCGTTGTTGGCTTATTGGAAGGAAAAAATCCGAAGAAGAGATGTATTGCCTTGCGTGCCGATATGGACGCTCTCCCTATTAAGGAACAAAATGAGGTGGCCTATTGTTCGCAGAACCAGGGAGTGATGCACGCCTGCGGTCATGATGTACATACAGCAAATCTTCTGGGAGTAGCGATGATACTTTCTGAACTGAAAAATGATTTGGAGGGAACCATTAAATTTATCTTTCAACCTAGTGAAGAAAAAATACCGAGCGGTGCCGAGGCGATGATTCAGGCGGGCGTACTGGAAAATCCTATCCCTGAGAAAATATTCGGCTTGCATGTTTCTCCCGAAATCCAAGCGGGCAAGTTTGGTTTTTGCAGCGGTAAGTTTATGGCATCCAGCGATGAGGTGTATCTTACGGTGATTGGCAAGGGAGGACATGCCGCTAAAATTGAAGAACTGAAAAATCCTTTACTCATTGCCTCCGAAATTCTCCTTGAACTGCGGATGCTCACTAATCCTCAAATACCGGTGGTGCTGTCCTTTGGTAAAATCGAAGGTAAAGGAGCCACCAATATTGTGCCTGACACGGTAGAAATAGCAGGTACGCTCCGCTGTTTTGATGAAGATATTCGCACCAACATTCAAGCTCAGATTCGGGCGGTATGTGAGGCGGTATCAGAAAAATATCTCACTGAATGTGATGTGAATATCCAAAAAGGCTACCCGGTATTAATCAATGACGAAGAGATAACCACCACGGCAAAAAGACAAGCAGAAGATTTTCTAGGTGCCAGCAGCGCCATCCGGATACCATCCAGATTGGGCAGTGAGGATTTTGCATATTATACTCAAAAAATCCCATCATGTTTTTACCGGTTTGGTGTTGGGAATCAGAAAAAGGGAATTGAATCGGGTCTCCATACCTCTACCTTCAACATAGACGAAGATGCACTGGAGGCTAGTATTGGTTTGATGAGTTGGCTGGCAATAAATGCCTAG
- a CDS encoding polysaccharide biosynthesis protein codes for MNPIKKLASQTVIYGIPSIAGRFLNYLLTYLYTRVFATEQFGVNSEFYAYSGFFAVLLAFGMETGFFRFQNEAKEPEKVYSTSLLFIVLSSLIFLVAAFSFAQPIADLLKYPDHVEYIQWFALILALDSIASIPFVKLRAENKAVQFAGIKIAEIAVNISLNIFFLVICRKAYLDNPSSFFAQWYLPQIGVGYVFISNLIASAVKMLLLLPQLKGATSGFDKVIFGKMIRYSLPMVVIGFAGIINEMLDRMILKYMLPYDDLKNLQMLGIYGACYKLSILMSLFIQAFRFAGEPFFFAHADKEDSKKLYADVMKYFVIFCVFVFLLVMLYMNWFQLFIGENYRVGLPVVPILLMANLCLGIYVNLSIWYKLTDRTLLGAFVSICGALLTILLNMLFIPEYGYLASAWATLACYASMAIASYVLGQKYYPVEYDLKKISGYILLGLLIWIAFSWLSKTGWIPMNFNWIISSLFMTLYLLIVWWMDGRSLLRPKTISGS; via the coding sequence TTGAACCCGATTAAAAAACTCGCTTCGCAGACCGTCATCTATGGCATCCCAAGCATTGCGGGACGGTTTTTGAATTATCTGCTTACCTATCTTTATACGCGAGTCTTCGCCACCGAACAGTTTGGTGTGAATTCGGAGTTTTATGCCTACAGCGGATTCTTTGCTGTCCTGCTGGCTTTTGGAATGGAAACCGGATTTTTCCGTTTTCAAAATGAGGCGAAAGAGCCGGAAAAAGTTTATTCCACTTCGCTGCTGTTCATCGTTCTTTCCTCTTTGATTTTTCTCGTGGCGGCCTTTTCATTCGCTCAGCCGATTGCCGATTTGCTTAAATATCCCGACCATGTGGAATACATTCAATGGTTTGCCTTGATTCTGGCGCTGGACTCTATTGCATCTATTCCTTTTGTGAAGTTGAGGGCAGAGAATAAGGCGGTTCAATTCGCAGGAATAAAAATTGCAGAAATAGCCGTCAACATTTCGCTCAATATCTTCTTCCTTGTGATATGCCGGAAAGCATATCTCGACAATCCATCTTCCTTTTTTGCTCAATGGTATCTGCCACAAATAGGGGTGGGCTATGTGTTTATCTCAAACCTGATTGCCAGTGCGGTCAAGATGCTGTTGCTCCTACCTCAACTGAAAGGAGCCACCAGTGGATTTGACAAGGTGATATTCGGAAAGATGATTCGCTATTCGCTGCCGATGGTCGTTATTGGTTTTGCGGGGATTATCAATGAGATGTTAGACCGAATGATTTTGAAATACATGCTGCCTTATGATGATCTGAAAAATCTTCAGATGCTGGGCATTTATGGTGCCTGCTATAAGCTTTCTATATTAATGTCGCTGTTCATTCAGGCTTTTCGCTTTGCGGGCGAGCCCTTCTTTTTTGCTCATGCCGATAAAGAAGATTCAAAGAAACTATATGCTGATGTGATGAAGTACTTTGTCATTTTCTGTGTTTTTGTTTTCCTTCTGGTGATGTTGTATATGAACTGGTTCCAGCTTTTTATCGGAGAAAATTATCGAGTGGGATTACCGGTGGTGCCTATTCTGTTGATGGCGAACCTTTGTCTGGGCATCTATGTGAATCTGTCTATCTGGTATAAACTGACTGACCGCACCTTGCTGGGGGCGTTTGTTTCCATCTGCGGTGCATTGCTCACTATATTATTGAATATGCTGTTCATTCCCGAATACGGCTATTTGGCTTCGGCATGGGCTACGCTAGCCTGCTATGCCAGTATGGCCATCGCGTCTTATGTTTTGGGACAGAAGTATTACCCGGTAGAATATGATTTGAAGAAGATTAGCGGCTATATCCTTCTGGGCTTGTTGATTTGGATCGCTTTTAGCTGGCTGTCAAAAACCGGCTGGATTCCCATGAATTTCAACTGGATAATCAGTTCGCTATTCATGACACTTTATTTATTAATCGTTTGGTGGATGGATGGGCGATCCTTGCTTCGCCCCAAGACGATTTCGGGCTCTTGA
- a CDS encoding SPOR domain-containing protein, whose protein sequence is MIRSFALLLLIAFSLNLFSQDSLTTNNSHFSVHQDSSITELLSKYKSYNAKKDFVDGYRVQIMYTDIRDEAYRAKAAMYKEFPEIISYVEYEPPYYKLRVGDFRTRLEATYYLQKVITLYTGAFIVQDKIRIK, encoded by the coding sequence ATGATCCGCTCATTTGCCTTATTGCTTTTGATTGCTTTTTCTTTGAATCTTTTTTCGCAAGATTCGTTAACGACTAATAATTCCCACTTTAGTGTTCATCAAGACTCATCCATTACGGAACTGCTTTCCAAATACAAAAGCTATAACGCTAAGAAGGACTTTGTAGATGGTTATAGAGTACAGATCATGTACACCGACATCCGAGATGAAGCATATCGGGCCAAGGCCGCCATGTATAAGGAGTTTCCGGAGATTATCTCCTATGTTGAGTACGAACCACCTTATTATAAACTCCGAGTGGGTGATTTCAGAACCCGCCTCGAGGCTACTTACTATCTTCAAAAGGTAATTACGCTCTATACCGGTGCATTTATAGTGCAGGATAAAATCAGAATTAAATAA
- a CDS encoding nucleotidyltransferase — protein sequence MRIIIPMAGWGTRLRPHTLTIPKPMLPIAGKPIVQRLVEDLVKSTDQEIEDIVFIIREDFGKAIAKQLLGIAKSLGSKGHICYQDTPLGTAHAILCAGDFLEGNVIVAFADTLFRSDFKMDANKEGIIWVEKVKDPSAFGVVKLNSEGVITDFVEKPKEYVSDLAIIGIYYFKDGVYLRKEMQYLVDNDIKQKGEYWLTDAMENMKAKGTKFYKGEVSEWLDCGNKDATINTNQRVLEYLRSENLVSEQAILENSLVIPPCFIDEEVVIKNSVIGPHVSIGKGTVIENSVVKNSIIQSKTIVKNKLITHSMIGNSVKIEGKFDELSLGDHNVI from the coding sequence ATGAGAATCATTATTCCGATGGCAGGTTGGGGAACCCGTCTAAGACCACATACGCTGACTATTCCCAAGCCGATGTTGCCTATTGCTGGCAAACCTATTGTGCAACGATTGGTAGAAGATTTAGTTAAATCTACTGACCAAGAAATAGAGGATATTGTATTTATCATCCGTGAAGATTTTGGCAAAGCTATTGCCAAGCAACTGCTAGGCATCGCTAAATCATTGGGAAGTAAAGGACATATCTGTTATCAGGACACTCCGCTGGGTACGGCACATGCCATTCTCTGTGCCGGTGATTTTTTGGAGGGCAATGTCATTGTGGCCTTTGCCGACACCCTGTTTCGCAGTGATTTCAAAATGGACGCCAACAAAGAGGGAATCATCTGGGTAGAAAAGGTGAAAGACCCTTCGGCTTTTGGGGTAGTGAAACTGAATAGCGAAGGGGTGATTACCGACTTCGTCGAAAAGCCTAAGGAATATGTTTCAGACTTAGCCATTATCGGTATCTACTATTTCAAGGATGGAGTGTATCTCCGCAAAGAAATGCAGTATCTTGTAGATAACGACATCAAACAGAAAGGGGAATACTGGCTGACCGATGCTATGGAGAACATGAAAGCTAAGGGCACCAAGTTTTACAAAGGAGAAGTGTCTGAATGGTTGGATTGCGGGAATAAAGACGCCACCATTAACACCAACCAGCGGGTACTAGAATATCTGAGGAGCGAGAATTTAGTGAGTGAACAAGCAATTCTGGAAAATTCGTTGGTGATTCCTCCCTGCTTTATTGATGAAGAGGTAGTGATAAAAAACTCAGTGATTGGCCCGCATGTATCTATCGGCAAAGGTACGGTGATTGAAAATTCTGTGGTGAAGAACAGCATCATTCAATCCAAAACGATTGTTAAGAATAAGTTAATCACTCACTCTATGATTGGGAATAGTGTTAAAATTGAGGGCAAGTTCGACGAGTTAAGCCTCGGCGATCACAACGTGATTTGA
- a CDS encoding phosphatidylinositol-4-phosphate 5-kinase: MNRISLLLSLLVLLHMGQTAAQSPNIIYVNGQYDGEYKDGKRHGQGKATFKDGSIYIGQWKEDKKEGIGRATFRDGTSYYGDWKNDQRNGMGTYDFNNGDRYVGNFENDKMNGWGTYYYKSGIRYVGDMKDGTVSGRGTINYPNGERYIGYVVNGLKVGKGKYYYKNGNLYDGDFVADIKDGSGKMIFANGDVYEGTFVANSRTGKGSFTWANRDRYEGMFQNGLMHGDGSFTWADGEKYIGIWTNNLRDGKGKFITGAGQEREVLYTNGQKQ; the protein is encoded by the coding sequence ATGAATAGAATCTCTTTACTCCTTTCTCTTTTGGTCCTGTTGCACATGGGGCAAACCGCTGCTCAGTCCCCTAATATTATTTACGTGAATGGCCAATATGATGGCGAATACAAAGACGGTAAGCGCCACGGACAGGGCAAGGCTACCTTTAAGGACGGCTCCATCTATATCGGCCAGTGGAAAGAAGACAAAAAAGAAGGCATCGGGCGGGCTACGTTCCGCGATGGTACCTCCTATTATGGCGATTGGAAAAACGACCAGCGCAATGGCATGGGCACTTATGATTTCAATAACGGCGACCGCTATGTGGGCAATTTTGAAAACGACAAAATGAACGGATGGGGTACCTATTACTACAAAAGTGGTATCCGCTATGTGGGCGACATGAAAGATGGCACGGTGAGTGGCCGAGGCACTATCAACTATCCAAATGGCGAGCGCTACATAGGCTATGTGGTGAACGGACTAAAGGTAGGGAAAGGAAAGTACTATTACAAAAACGGCAACCTATATGACGGTGATTTTGTGGCGGACATAAAGGACGGTTCCGGCAAAATGATATTTGCCAACGGTGATGTGTATGAAGGGACTTTTGTAGCCAACAGCCGTACCGGCAAAGGCAGTTTCACTTGGGCAAATCGCGATAGATACGAAGGTATGTTTCAGAATGGCCTGATGCACGGCGATGGCTCCTTCACCTGGGCCGACGGCGAAAAATATATCGGTATCTGGACCAATAACCTCCGCGATGGCAAAGGAAAATTCATCACCGGTGCCGGTCAGGAACGGGAGGTGCTTTATACCAATGGGCAGAAGCAGTAG